A stretch of Bombus vancouverensis nearcticus chromosome 13, iyBomVanc1_principal, whole genome shotgun sequence DNA encodes these proteins:
- the LOC117164486 gene encoding uncharacterized protein LOC117164486 produces MIGAMHHPLRGRILLALFILLSTFALLSKAVAFPDWTDCPATCRCKWTSGKKSALCYNASLTSLPANLDPDMQVLDLSGNKIPALQSEIFKRSGLVNLQRVFLRNAGIYKIHADSFRDMRILVEIDLSDNHVEMLEPDTFLGNERLRILILSGNPLGKLRSHQFPILQHLRNLELQRCSLSEIHGEAFVHLTGLESLRLDHNELEYLDVSVISSLPRLKTLTLDGNQWSCDCRLRDFRIWLIPSRPSKLYSVPQVCSSPMRLEGRKWEDVKPAEFACEPEVFVLASSIQEETNGNLSLACLATGDPEPEVWWQLNGGPVNATKLTEQTYSGTYVAYATSDVDMAYNERVPSSSRLTDRWNNLTVYNASDGDAGEYSCFAKNIAGLARDTVSVAIPRVYTAPTLSQSDNWLLWVSLAGGGAAALCASISAVLLALCVCGGTRRQRAREKVKLQGSTSFGDQEKKLLDLSVTTTTPGNSNDRGSGHGSIVEACSTGDLELAERGSICDPMSAATVTVERLRPEVSSGSVTAMRAVPCAAMFPPPPPEFTSGVLPAGIFGNIFISVSMPQDSSDRCYPDLLDIPVHGTSGVVNKTTSALPAASSVSSFATLPRRALRSSDLCSPYDNMGPRVTANGSSAFSLTDADLRLSPPPPPRIIQPPHEFVSL; encoded by the coding sequence ATGATAGGGGCAATGCACCACCCTCTGCGAGGGCGCATTCTGCTGGCCCTCTTCATTCTGCTCAGCACATTCGCGTTGCTCTCTAAAGCGGTCGCGTTCCCGGATTGGACCGACTGTCCTGCTACGTGCCGTTGTAAGTGGACATCCGGCAAAAAATCCGCCCTATGCTACAATGCTAGCCTAACCTCGCTCCCCGCCAATTTGGACCCTGACATGCAGGTCCTCGACCTGTCTGGAAACAAAATTCCCGCGTTGCAGTCAGAGATCTTTAAACGTTCCGGCCTAGTGAATCTGCAGAGGGTCTTCCTGAGGAACGCTGGAATTTATAAAATCCACGCGGACTCTTTCAGAGACATGAGGATCTTAGTAGAAATCGATCTCTCCGATAATCACGTGGAGATGCTGGAACCAGACACTTTTCTGGGCAACGAAAGACTGAGGATCCTGATCTTAAGCGGGAATCCATTGGGCAAGCTGAGAAGCCACCAGTTCCCGATTCTGCAACATCTGAGGAACTTGGAATTGCAGAGATGCTCCTTATCCGAGATTCATGGAGAAGCATTTGTCCATCTGACCGGTCTAGAGTCATTGAGGTTAGACCACAACGAATTGGAGTATCTGGATGTATCGGTGATATCAAGTTTGCCACGTTTGAAAACTCTAACACTAGATGGTAACCAGTGGAGTTGCGATTGCAGACTTAGAGATTTCCGAATCTGGCTGATCCCTAGCAGACCTAGCAAACTGTACTCCGTGCCTCAAGTGTGTTCGTCACCGATGAGACTGGAAGGTCGCAAGTGGGAAGATGTGAAGCCAGCAGAGTTCGCCTGTGAGCCTGAAGTGTTCGTGTTGGCCAGTAGTATTCAGGAAGAGACTAATGGAAACCTGAGCCTGGCCTGCCTAGCCACGGGGGATCCAGAGCCTGAAGTTTGGTGGCAATTAAATGGAGGTCCAGTAAACGCGACCAAATTAACCGAACAGACTTATTCGGGAACCTACGTGGCCTACGCGACATCTGACGTCGATATGGCCTACAACGAGCGAGTCCCATCGTCCAGTAGACTCACCGATAGGTGGAACAACTTGACCGTCTACAATGCCAGTGATGGTGACGCCGGGGAATACTCTTGTTTTGCCAAAAATATCGCCGGTCTGGCCAGGGATACCGTCAGTGTCGCTATTCCGCGGGTGTACACGGCACCCACACTCTCTCAGAGCGATAACTGGTTGCTCTGGGTGAGTTTGGCCGGTGGAGGAGCTGCTGCGTTGTGTGCTTCCATTTCTGCGGTTCTGTTGGCTTTGTGCGTGTGTGGTGGTACTCGACGACAGCGTGCTCGAGAAAAGGTGAAGCTTCAGGGGAGCACTAGTTTCGGTGACCAGGAGAAGAAGCTTCTAGATCTGTCtgtgactaccacgacacctgGAAATAGCAACGATCGAGGCAGTGGTCACGGCAGTATAGTGGAAGCTTGTAGCACGGGTGACCTGGAACTGGCAGAGAGAGGGTCCATTTGCGACCCCATGAGCGCTGCCACTGTTACCGTAGAGAGACTACGTCCAGAGGTGAGCAGTGGCTCCGTGACCGCTATGAGAGCTGTACCGTGCGCCGCCATGTTCCCACCACCGCCACCAGAATTCACTAGTGGCGTGCTACCAGCTGGAATCTTCGGGAACATCTTTATCTCCGTGTCAATGCCCCAGGATTCTTCCGATCGTTGTTACCCCGATCTTTTGGACATTCCTGTTCATGGCACTAGCGGTGTGGTGAACAAAACGACTTCCGCTCTTCCGGCGGCCAGCAGCGTGTCTAGCTTCGCGACGCTGCCGCGACGAGCGCTGCGATCCAGCGACCTCTGTTCGCCTTACGACAATATGGGGCCCCGCGTAACGGCCAACGGGAGTTCCGCGTTCTCGCTAACGGACGCGGACCTGCGATTATCACCGCCGCCGCCACCTCGAATCATACAACCGCCACACGAGTTTGTATCCCTATGA
- the LOC117162552 gene encoding CAPA peptides isoform X1 produces MRNHLFVFLVVLIFSTSFNQGEKLKLNDRRASGLMAYPRIGRSDVPIPNLNFNRRHANEPDTDFQFYSPEFDSVSDKDYEDVRNTAPGSLGRSMNLKHADKFPKEASWLISDRIRSPKDYQLWQKIDDGRFVYPGSLLLTQDSRNIQPNGYTPRLGRERDVDRTVCK; encoded by the exons ATGAGAAATCACCTATTTGTATTCCTGGTCGTTCTAATATTTTCCACCTCTTTCAACC AGGGAGAGAAGTTAAAGTTGAATGACAGGCGAGCTTCTGGTCTGATGGCATATCCGAGGATCGGTCGATCCGACGTGCCGATTCCTAACCTAAATTTCAACCGTCGCCACGCCAACGAACCAGACACAGATTTCCAATTTTACAGCCCCGAGTTTGACTCCGTCTCCGACAAAGATTACGAAG ACGTTCGCAATACAGCTCCCGGATCCCTTGGGAGATCGATGAACCTTAAACACGCagacaaatttccaaaggaagcATCATGGTTGATTTCAGATCGTATCCGTTCACCCAAAGATTATCAACTTTGGCAAAAGATCGACGATGGAAGATTCGTTTATCCCGGCTCGTTGCTACTCACTCAAG ATTCTCGAAACATTCAACCGAATGGTTACACGCCAAGACTTGGTCGTGAAAGGGACGTCGATCGAACTGTCTGCAAATGA
- the LOC117162552 gene encoding CAPA peptides isoform X2, translated as MRNHLFVFLVVLIFSTSFNLSQCGQGRRLQSTKEGEKLKLNDRRASGLMAYPRIGRSDVPIPNLNFNRRHANEPDTDFQFYSPEFDSVSDKDYEDVRNTAPGSLGRSMNLKHADKFPKEASWLISDRIRSPKDYQLWQKIDDGRFVYPGSLLLTQDSRNIQPNGYTPRLGRERDVDRTVCK; from the exons ATGAGAAATCACCTATTTGTATTCCTGGTCGTTCTAATATTTTCCACCTCTTTCAACC TCTCCCAATGTGGGCAAGGTCGGCGGTTGCAGTCTACCAAAG AGGGAGAGAAGTTAAAGTTGAATGACAGGCGAGCTTCTGGTCTGATGGCATATCCGAGGATCGGTCGATCCGACGTGCCGATTCCTAACCTAAATTTCAACCGTCGCCACGCCAACGAACCAGACACAGATTTCCAATTTTACAGCCCCGAGTTTGACTCCGTCTCCGACAAAGATTACGAAG ACGTTCGCAATACAGCTCCCGGATCCCTTGGGAGATCGATGAACCTTAAACACGCagacaaatttccaaaggaagcATCATGGTTGATTTCAGATCGTATCCGTTCACCCAAAGATTATCAACTTTGGCAAAAGATCGACGATGGAAGATTCGTTTATCCCGGCTCGTTGCTACTCACTCAAG ATTCTCGAAACATTCAACCGAATGGTTACACGCCAAGACTTGGTCGTGAAAGGGACGTCGATCGAACTGTCTGCAAATGA